From Pempheris klunzingeri isolate RE-2024b chromosome 18, fPemKlu1.hap1, whole genome shotgun sequence, a single genomic window includes:
- the atf3 gene encoding cyclic AMP-dependent transcription factor ATF-3 — protein MMLQHSGPSLADISCSALVPCLSPPGTLTLDDFTNFTPIVKEELRLAIQTKRLSNGLSADMSSDDCSSDRLSDHHSCVSQVKREMSPQEHERKKRRRERNKIAAAKCRNKKKEKTDSLQKESEKLETVNADLKAQIEELKQQKQQLVYMLNLHRPTCIVRAQNGQTPEDERNLFIQHIKESTLQLHNLTSSTATTTSSSSTSISTVAPLDGGFLTLDHIQCPGHL, from the exons ATGATGCTGCAGCACTCAGGTCCCTCGCTGGCCGACATCAGCTGCTCCGCCCTGGTGCCCTGCCTCTCCCCGCCGGGCACCCTCACCCTGGACGACTTCACCAACTTCACGCCCATTGTGAAAGAGGAGCTGCGGCTGGCCATCCAGACCAAGCGGCTGTCCAATGGGCTCAGCGCCGACATGAGCTCCGACGACTGCAGCTCGGACCGACTCTCAGACCACCACTCCTGCGTGTCCCAAGTCAagagagag ATGTCACCGCAGGAGCacgagaggaagaagaggaggagggagaggaacaAAATCGCTGCTGCCAAGTGCCGCAacaagaagaaggagaagacgGATTCTCTGCAAAAG GAGTCGGAGAAACTGGAGACGGTCAATGCCGACCTGAAGGCTCAGATTGAGgagctgaagcagcagaagcagcagctggtcTACATGCTCAACCTGCACCGGCCGACCTGCATCGTCCGAGCCCAGAACGGCCAAACGCCCGAGGACGAGAGGAACCTCTTCATCCAGCACATCAAAGAGAGCACCTTACAACTCCACaacctcacctcctccaccgccaccaccacctcctcctcctccacatccatCTCCACAGTAGCACCTCTAGACGGAGGGTTTCTGACACTCGACCACATCCAGTGTCCCGGTCACCTATGA